The Primulina eburnea isolate SZY01 unplaced genomic scaffold, ASM2296580v1 ctg739_ERROPOS11973397, whole genome shotgun sequence sequence ggttttttttttttgttgagagAAAAACAATTTTAGAAGTTAGAaattgtgaatttttttatatgaaaaaaAGGAAGAAAGTTTGAATTTTAGAAGTTAAAACAATTTTTGAGACCAAAGATGTATTTTCCTTTGTTTAatcgaaataaaatattacttcctttctattaaaaataaaacttaaaattttatttaatgaaatattttaaaactgGTTCTTGTCATATCCAAGTGTCCTTGTGCAATACAAGATGAATGCTTCTTTACTACACCCATTAATATTCGAAGGAAAAATGTGcgctaaaaaaataaaataatgagttatttatttattctacAAAATGTCTTACACAAAActcatataataataataattcacaagtcaattttatgaaataaatatatcataaataatgACAATATTGATTTGTTTCATCCCCGTCAATTTCTTATTCATTAAGGATTGTGAAATCACTGATATTGACCCTTTAGCTGTGGATAAGGGGTCGGGGAGGAGTTTGATGCCAAATTGTAACTCTATTGCTTCGTATcattatacatacatacatatatatatatatatatatatatatatatatatatatatatatatgtgtgtgtgtgtatgtatatgttgCACACTTACCGTACTATATGTGAACATCGATAAGATATCATACATCTATTAGATGTGATGAAACATAGAAAAATTGATCATCTAATAGGCGAGTGACATATCATCGATGCTCACGTAAATGTGAATGATAAATGTActcatatcaaaactatatacaTGAGATTTAGAATATGATCAACATACAAGATAATAATGACGGACACGAAAGAATTTCCCTGGAACAACCGTACAAAATTATCgtaaaattaaatgaaattttACGTTCTTAACAcgtgaaatttttaaaaatagtatATAAATTGATTTGTATCTTGGAATATGATACTACTTGCTGcgataatttttataataataacgaTAAATTCTAGATTCCATAATTATAGCGAAGAGtttatttttatcaaataaatattaattagaaatataatatcacataattaataataataatatgatataatataataatgttATAATTTAATTTGACTAGTGAAAAGGTGGCAATAAACAAAATTTGGTCGGCACAAGTTGCCGCCCATCGGACCCACCCGGAGCATATGTAAAAGCAGTAAAACCCCACGCTctcttaatttaattaataattaaattaatatgaaggaaaaaagaaaagaggAATATGAAAAGACAAAACATGGCATTAAGGTTTTTTTCCTTAGTCGGGAAAGATTTTTATCATAATTAAATCTCAAATTTAAGTACTCGTCTCACATTGAAACTTTAGTACAAGATGAATTATATAGTCGTAAATTCACGAGAAATAGTTAATTTACTGTGATGGTTTTCCcctcatataattttttttacatataaatatatatttttgtaaataatcaatttttttaaacatttgAAAACAGCGACTTGTTCTACCTAGTGTGTCCAATTGGCATGCAAGAcaacaaaaaattcaaaataaaacagAAATTAAAGAAGTTGACTCTTCCAAAAGAAGTGTAGTGACTTAATGTCCATAAAATGATATTGGTCCACAATGCGATTTGGGCAGTATAagatgagtaggtctcttgtgaaacggtctcacgaatctttatccgtgagacggagtaaccttaccgatattcacaataaaaagtaataatttttcatggatgacccaaatgagacatctgtctcacaaaataagacTCGTGATACcatctcacacaattttttgtcgTATAAGATAGTGCCATATTTCCCAAACCCACAAATATAAGGTTCCATTTCTATGAAGAAACACCTTCAATACATCTTTTAGATACAGTAGAAACAAAATACTAGCATGTATGTTTCGAAAGGATATTTGTACCTATTTACACCTAAAACAAGGAAAATCTTTGTTGATGCTGAAAAGCAGCGATCAGTGAGACAATTATAACCGGAGAAATCAGAAGAATAATATATGGTAAGGTTTGAGTACTCGATGTGCCTTCCTCCACTTCAGATTCTTGCAAAGGGTAATTTTTCTTGTCCTTGACAAAGGCTTCAAAGTAATTTTGGTAGCCACTGCTGAGAGGAGAAACGTTCGAGCTGCCAACCTTCATCATTTCCATCGCCTgtcacacaaaaaaaaatcatttccttTGTACCATTACTCGTAAAATTTATCGAATACGCAACAAGAAGCCCAATGGAACACAATACCAGCTTTGGAGTCTGAAATTCAGCTAATTATTCTACAGAAAGGTTTTGCTTTGTGTTCTTCAAAAATTATCAAATAATAACAAAACAAATACGATATTCATTAATTCATTAGAAAATAAAGACCTATCGCGTTGCATTTCAAGTCAAATTTATAACCTCTACTTTTAGGGATCTGCTTCACATGGTGGATTCATGCCTCATTGCTTTTAATAATATTGATTGACCTCGAGAGTCCAAGCATATTACCTGGAAGCTAAACACTAGTTGTCTTGCCTTCTTGCTAACATCTGGATTGGGATGAGACTGAAGCTTCTCGTACATCACACGTGCTTCATTGGATCTGACATGCTATTAGGTATCACAACAATGTACCAGAAGACAATGATAACCAAGGGTCTTAAGAATACAATACAACAAACGTCAAACAGGTATGTCTAAAATAAAAGTTAGTGATTTAGGCAAGCTTTAATCCAGTAGAATATGGTAAGCATTTTCCTAATGTTAAAGGTTAAGAATAATGGAAGAGCTTTTCTATGGAGTACGCATTACCAAAGTGATTGTTTTGGACAAAACCCTAAAGTGAGATTGGAGATTCAGAGGGGCAAaatcaggaatataaattatataaccTATAACACTGCAAGAAATTTGGGCCAGAAAAGGGAACAGACGTTTGGTTGAACTTCTAAACTGCTCCACAAAATTTGAATAAGCCTTAATTTGGAGTTTTGCATAAGATTAAAATTACATGAGCTTGTTCACCCAAAAAAATTATCATGTTCTTATTTATTGTGAATTCTTAAAACAAAAGGTATTAATAGTTTAGTTCACACTACTCGATATCTACTTTTACAAATTTATTCAATAAGGGTACATTTGGATTAACGGATTTGAAGCTAAAGATTTTGAATCCTTAATAATAATCAACTGATTTGTTTGAATAATTCAATTGACAatggattttaaattcttaactAGTTATTTTTAAACCATTGTACAGTATTTTAATTCTAAGTCTATGGAGATCCCACACCAACAACTTTTTCATGGTACACACATTTTTATATGCTTATAAAGAACTTAACCCTGAATTACATGTGTAAAAAGATATCATCATTCTGGATGttgtaaaaatataaatatatttagttTCCCCCAaaactttttaatattttttacacAGACATGCTAAAAACaatgaagaaataaatatatttatcttCTCAATACATTCATAAGAATATTTTCGAATTTCAAAACACTGATATTTCGGGATAATTTTATGTGTAGACACATTAAAAACAAGTGTGCTGTATTGTTGGCAGGTGGGTTTTTATCGATTAACACACATGGGTTTTGGCTCATAGATTTTTTAATGATGCTTTTAGCCTTTTAAAATAATAGAGGGAATCtatacagttttatgcattctagaccttaatattaagaaaacaatgTGAAATATATCTATTTGAGTTATTAGTGGAAATGCTGGCTGATTTGATGTGTTGGCATTCCACGTTTGAATCTTTGAATCTCGATTGTGCAAAAAGTGCACAATCCACCATAGAATAACTTCTATAAATATATCATGTTAAATAACTTAATGAAGGCTATATCCCAATGACTTTGCCACATTTGGTATCCTCCAATATATGAGTGAATTTTTCAAGTAACCAACTTTCCCTTTTCTAATGAAAGTATTCCAACAGTAACAGCTGAAACAGATGATCATTTGCTAAAAATCAGAAGTAGAAAGTGCACCTGCAAAGTGAATCCTGACATATAGACCACTGCAAAGCTGCTAATCCATGAAGTTTACTCTGCCGAGACAATGTGAACACAATGAATAGGAAGCTTAGAAAAAGAAAGTTGCATCTTGTTAGGTTCTGATTAATGATAAGACAGTGAAGgcggaaaaagttttaaaaatggTGTGATTAGGCCATATGGCCTACAGATATTATATCCCCTACTAgtcattattaatttaaaagctCAATGTGGGGGTGGGGGGGTGGTTGCCCTCCATAACTCCGATAGATCCATTCATGATTGTCAATGTGAAAAGTTTTTTATTCCCACAGGAAATGTATCGGGCTTCAAAAATTTGTAAGCAGCAGCTTGTCTTGTCTACAATTTAATCTACACATCACCTCGAATGGCAACTTTTCCATGACTTGTGCATAGAAGGGTAGTGCCTCCTTGAGTTTTCCAAGATCCATTAGCAAGTCACCATCCTTTAATGCCTATGTACGATAGCACTATAACTAAGAAGAAAGTTGTGCATTACCTTTTAATTTTAGGAATAAGAAATGAGaattaaaaaacaaataaagcAATATAACACTTATAGATGGAAAATCTTCTCATGTCAAAATATTATAATCATGTCGCACGGACAATTCTTTCATTGAAAACGAAAATAGTGTTGGAATCTCAACTGAGATTCTGTAGTATACATGGAATTTTAGGACTACAAAAATCTGAACACAGTGCATGATGCATGTAACAttataaaattcataataacaATATACGTACTTTTAAAGCGCTAACCAACATCTTTTTGGCAGTGGAGTTCCGTGCAACAAATAAAATTTACTCAATCTATAGAAAAATGCAAAAAACTCAACTCAGCACCCTTTTTTTTAACCTTTGCCACTGCCATACAATGCAAAAGCCCAAGTGTCTAACAATAAAATCTACACTGCAGAATTTAAGACTAAAAGTTTTAATATAGTCACGATAGAATGTATACTCTAATCCAATACTTTTATCACACTCCGGCAAAAAGAAATAAATTAGAAATACTATACTACCCATGATATATAGGATATTAATATTCTATTGAATTCAAAATGAaacaaagtcttcaatacgtaAGATATAAGACCTAAGACTGAAAGACACCAACTATATAAATTATGAACTTCCGATGAGTCGACGATCTTAATCCTATGGAATATGACAGTTACATGAAACAAAGATATTAAGTTAATTTGAGAAACATAGGAAATGAATTGATCAAAGATTCTTCTACAGAATACTCGAACACGAAAGTTCCATTGTAGTCTTAAAACACCCATCCAATCATGTTCGATTGATTGTCATTTCATCACTAGAAATTAACAATTTACAAATTTCTTCCTTTAAAAAATACCTTTTCACAAACAGCTTTTAACTCTGGGTCAATGTTTAGGCCTGTTATGCTCTTGTAGGCATCTAGCATCTGCCTTGTTCGTGCTTCTTTAGCAGCCCTCTCTTCCTTAGATTCAAGTGCTTCCCCAGGACGTATTGTCCTACCACCACCATACTAATTATCGGtagaaagaaaaaaatcaaGGTCTGTCACAAGGTAATCATTCAACATGAGTAAAACGTCATGGCAAATAACAAAACACAGAAAGGAGAATCTAAAGCTTTTAGTTGTAATGATAGGATGAGAAGATATACAGGTATCTAgctcaaatttcttaaataaaatgcttGTGTTGCTTGACAATAGCTGCTCACATTTAATTTTCTGACACCCTTCACATTCTAGTCTAGATGTATTTTTTGAATATTAGAACATGATTCATTTCATCAGCAAAGAGTCGCAACATCTATCATCACAATCCAATTATTACCGCCAACAAGCACGATATCCCTTTTACATTATGTAAGATTGGGTGTTTATCATTTTACCGAAAACTAAAATTGATGGCCACTAATAGAGCATGGTCCTTTACTACATCTTTTATAAGTCCTACATCTTTTTGCAAATGAGATTTGGATACAAAAAATGAATAAAGAAAGCAAGAGTTGAAGTTCGACTAGACCAATCATCAACCACATAATAAGTTACTTCAAaggaaaataaattatattttagagCACAGGATTGGATTATAACAGGTACTACCCAAATATGTTAGCTTTGCATTAACACCAAAAAAGCTGAAATATCTTACTGTCCTTGAAATGTTTCTGGGTCTAGGGAAAACTCCCCATGTAGAAACCTTCGGCTTGTATAAATCAACGTCATCTTCTATATTTGGCACTGGCTTTGATACAGCAACTGCATCATCAAACTTGCTCTTATCCCCTATGAGTATCTCCACTTCTGGAATATCTCCTACAGGAAAAGGATCTGAAATCGGAACTAAACCTGCTGGCAAGCCTCTACCACTCTTCTTATCTGCGAAGCCGAGGCCCAGAAAGTCGATACTTGAAATACTCAATCCCCCCTTTTTATTGGAATTCTTTGTCAATCTACTATCGTCCGAACTTTGTACATTCCCTCCCTTGAGTCCTACAAATAATGAGACAAATAATCAGCCATAGAACACGATAGGTAGAGCTCTAGCATACATGTCTGAAGCAAGATTCATTAATGCTCCTATAATAGCCAAAAACTTCATGGAAAACAAAATGTTATAAAAATTACGAGCAAGAAAGATCCCACAAAAATCAGAACATACGAGAAatccagaaaaaaaaaataataataaagcaAACAAGTTTCCAAGAAACATTACCTGAATCTAATGTTTCACTTTCCCCTATTCTTTCTGCATTACTTCCCAGAACACCTTTGTTCTTCGTATACTCCTTTGCTTTCTCCAGGGACAGTTTAACAGCCAATGGAACAACATCCTTATCCCCACCACCATCCTTAACTTCATCAGACTTTAACCCATCATGCCTTTTATTTATTCCGTTAGATTCTACAAGTGGTTTTTTATCAACATTCTCAGAACAGGTACCTTGACCTCCCACAGCACCTTTGCTTTTCTTGTACTCCCTCGCCTTCTCTAGAGCAAGTTTAACAGCCAAAGGCACCTCTTTCTTTACCCCGTCATCGTTAACAGCATCATGTTCTGAAATTTTGGGGTTGGAATTTATGGAATCTTTAGATGCCTCAGCTTTGGCAAATGCAAGTTTAATATAATCTTCTGTTTCCAGTTTTGGGGATTGGGATGGGTTTAGTTGAAAATTTGAGGATGATGATGAATTTGAAGGGGTTAAGGAGGCTGAGATTCTGAGGTTTCTGACTGGGAAGAAGCTGTTCTTCGTGGTTTTAAGGGGATTGGGAATGAGTGAAAAAGGAATTGCTGCCATTGGGATGAACTCAACTGAACTGAATCGACACCACCAGTTTATCGTTTAAGAGCTGGATATTGGTGACGTCATTTATTCATTTTttccacatatatatatatatatctctttTATTTACTAAATAAAATGAGGTGTGTAGAattaataacaatattttttaaaattaacattCTAACATATTCtaccaataaataaataaaaaataggtctattatgagacggtctcacgaatcttatctgtgagacgggtaactctatcgatattcacaataaaaagtaatacttttagcattaaaagtaatactttttcatggatgactcaaataagagatttgtctcattaaatacgacctgtgagataactctatcgatattcacaataaaaagtaatacttttagcattaaaagtaatactttttcatggatgacccaaataagagatttgtctcattaaatcattaaatacgacctgtgagaccgtctcacacaagtttttgtcaataaaAAACCATAACCCGTCATGTGTACAATTTCTCTTATTTAATTCTCTCTCCAAACCAATTATATAGATTTGTATGTTTCACCATACAGAAAAATAAGTGAAAAAAAAATGTACATacaaatttcttattttatttctgtttaattcattaaaaaaaattgttgtacAATTTTCAAAACTTAGTTAATACCTGTATATTATAAAAAGATTAGAAAAAATTGTTGGTACATCgtattctcgcacccaagatgcagcggaagtttaaaaaattttgttcttgggcgtcgtgtgtttaaaacattcatagggcgtttagaattatacctttgcgtTCTAAACgctggactccaaactattccggtTTGAGGCGGATATAGTccttcttgtaaatccctacgaacggaTCTTCAACTTTAAtcgcctaattaggtccacgatcgaAGACTGTTTTCCTCgcttggattgcactagaaatcacaAACGATTTGTGCGTTGAGACTGCAACAtccgaatttccaaaatccggAGACGAAGCGCCGCGGCGATGGAACAAGGgaagtggccgaaaatttcttcACCCAATTTCAAGAGATGGCCGAGAGTTCCCTTGATTCAAATCATGGGTTTTTGGCTACTCAATTCTTAATCAATCATTAAGAAATAatattgattcttaatcaaATATCAAGCAAATCAAATTTGCTTTTCTTGCCAAAATCTCTTTCTTTTTCCTTATGGGGTGGCCGTAGGTTTCAAGGGATAAAGGAAGGAGTTTTCTTGTGGTTTTGGTAAAAATCATCATTCTTCAACAATGAACCCTAATATTGTATTTATAGAGTGAGATTCCTAATCTAATTAGGAGTCTCTCTCACAAAGACTCTAATGATTTCATCATATTTAAACTctcatatatttaatatataatgtatttattaacctttaataatacatgataaaataatatcatatacacatattttatatcaccatataaaatatatacatgtatatgtatattaaatcaaataactattatttaatttataaactaactcattagtttatttatttCTAGACTCTTCTAGAATATTTATGGGAATTTGTGCAAGTTAGTAGTCACAACTactagcacaatcatttaattagtaaattccaaattcactaaaaaattgattccgaactcattataatcccgatcgacgatccgagagcgccgatgtaccaaggatacaaatcttgttcatttaatgaaaatcgaaaatttcgaagatcaaaattttcatttaccaaatttaGAACTTATCATTTATGGCAGTtgccagttttagtgaactccttcacaaaatAGGCAGTTCCACTCTCCTTTCTTATTTAGCAATAATGCTAACTTCCACTTCTTTCATCCtatggaatcagctcataaa is a genomic window containing:
- the LOC140821739 gene encoding uncharacterized protein is translated as MAAIPFSLIPNPLKTTKNSFFPVRNLRISASLTPSNSSSSSNFQLNPSQSPKLETEDYIKLAFAKAEASKDSINSNPKISEHDAVNDDGVKKEVPLAVKLALEKAREYKKSKGAVGGQGTCSENVDKKPLVESNGINKRHDGLKSDEVKDGGGDKDVVPLAVKLSLEKAKEYTKNKGVLGSNAERIGESETLDSGLKGGNVQSSDDSRLTKNSNKKGGLSISSIDFLGLGFADKKSGRGLPAGLVPISDPFPVGDIPEVEILIGDKSKFDDAVAVSKPVPNIEDDVDLYKPKVSTWGVFPRPRNISRTYGGGRTIRPGEALESKEERAAKEARTRQMLDAYKSITGLNIDPELKAVCEKALKDGDLLMDLGKLKEALPFYAQVMEKLPFESKLHGLAALQWSICQDSLCRSNEARVMYEKLQSHPNPDVSKKARQLVFSFQAMEMMKVGSSNVSPLSSGYQNYFEAFVKDKKNYPLQESEVEEGTSSTQTLPYIILLISPVIIVSLIAAFQHQQRFSLF